A single Ammospiza caudacuta isolate bAmmCau1 chromosome 6, bAmmCau1.pri, whole genome shotgun sequence DNA region contains:
- the STYX gene encoding serine/threonine/tyrosine-interacting protein yields MELAKPAFPALPQAKEDSEDWTYPMRREMQEILPGLFLGPYSSAMKSKLPILQKHGITHVICIRQNIEANFIKPNFQQLFRYLVLDIADNPVENIIRFFPMTKEFIDGSLQSGGKVLVHGNAGISRSAALVIAYIMETFGVKYRDAFTYVQERRFCINPNAGFVHQLQEYEAIYLAKLTIQMMSPLQLERSLSVPPGSTGSLKRMHEEDEDLGTMQVAAAQNG; encoded by the exons ATGGAGCTCGCCAAACCGGCCTTCCCCGCGCTGCCGCAGGCCAAAGAGGACTCTGAG gatTGGACCTATCCCATGAGGAGAGAGATGCAG GAAATCTTACCTGGGTTATTTTTAGGCCCATATTCTTCAGCTATGAAAAGCAAG CTACCTATACTCCAGAAACATGGAATAACCCATGTAATATGCATACGGCAGAACATTGAAGCAAATTTTATTAAACCAAACTTCCAGCAGTTATTTAG GTATTTAGTCTTGGATATTGCAGATAATCCAGTGGAGAATATAATCCGATTTTTCCCTATG actaAAGAATTTATTGATGGAAGTTTACAAAGTGGAG gaAAAGTTCTTGTCCATGGGAATGCAGGGATTTCTAGAAG tgctgcCTTAGTTATTGCATACATAATGGAAACATTTGGGGTGAAGTACAG gGATGCATTTACTTATGTCCAAGAAAGAAGATTCTGTATTAATCCTAATGCTGGATTTGTCCATCAACTTCAg GAATATGAAGCCATCTATCTAGCAAAGTTAACCATCCAGATGATGtcacctctgcagctggagagatCCCTCTCAGTCCCACCTGGCAGCACAG GAAGTTTGAAGAGGATGCACGAGGAGGATGAAGATCTTGGCACCATgcaggtggcagcagcacagaatggcTGA
- the PSMC6 gene encoding 26S proteasome regulatory subunit 10B, with product MADPRDKALQDYRKKLLEHKEIDGRLKELREQLKELTKQYEKSENDLKALQSVGQIVGEVLKQLTEEKFIVKATNGPRYVVGCRRQLDKSKLKPGTRVALDMTTLTIMRYLPREVDPLVYNMSHEDPGDVSYSEIGGLSEQIRELREVIELPLTNPELFQRVGIIPPKGCLLYGPPGTGKTLLARAVASQLDCNFLKVVSSSIVDKYIGESARLIREMFNYARDHQPCIIFMDEIDAIGGRRFSEGTSADREIQRTLMELLNQMDGFDTLHRVKMIMATNRPDTLDPALLRPGRLDRKIHIDLPNEQARLDILKIHAGPITKHGEIDYEAIVKLSDGFNGADLRNVCTEAGMFAIRADHDFVVQEDFMKAVRKVADSKKLESKLDYKPV from the exons ATGGCGGACCCCAGGGACAAGGCGCTGCAGGATTACCGCAAGAAGCTGCTGGAGCACAAGGAGATCGACGGCCGCCTCAAGGAGT tAAGGGAACAGCTGAAGGAACTCACCAAGCAGTATGAGAAATCAGAAAATGATCTCAAGGCCTTGCAGAGTGTTGGGCAG ATTGTTGGTGAGGTTCTTAAACAGCTGACAGAGGAGAAGT tCATTGTGAAGGCTACAAATGGACCAAGATACGTGGTTGGCTGTCGCCGTCAG CTTGACAAGAGTAAGCTGAAGCCAGGGACAAGAGTTGCTCTGGACATGACCACTCTGACTATTATGAG AtacctgcccagggaggtggatCCACTGGTGTACAACATGTCTCACGAGGACCCAGGAGATGTTTCCTACTCGGAGATCGGAGGCCTGTCGGAGCAAATCCGAGAGTTACGGGAG GTCATTGAACTGCCACTGACAAACCCAGAATTGTTCCAGCGAGTGGGAATTATCCCTCCCAAAGGCTGCCTGCTCTACGGCCCCCCTG GCACAGGAAAAACCCTTTTGGCCAGAGCAGTTGCCAGCCAGCTGGATTGCAACTTCCTCAAG GTGGTGTCCAGTTCCATAGTGGACAAATACATCGGCGAGAGCGCTCGGCTGATCAGAGAGATGTTCAATTATGCCAGAGATCACCAGCCCTGCATCATTTTCATGGATGAGATCGATGCTATTG GTGGGCGCCGCTTTTCCGAGGGCACATCAGCTGATAGAGAAATTCAGAGGACTCTGATGGAG TTGTTGAATCAGATGGATGGATTTGACACTCTGCACAGAGTTAAAATGATCATGGCTACCAACAGACCTGACACCCTGGACCCTGCCCTGCTGCGGCCCGGAAGGCTGGACAGAAAAATCC ATATCGACCTACCAAATGAACAAGCCAGATTAGATATTTTGAAGATTCATGCAGGTCCTATCACTAAACATGGTGAGATAG ATTATGAAGCAATCGTGAAGCTTTCAGACGGCTTCAACGGAGCAGACTTGAGAAACGTCTGTACTGAAGCAG GGATGTTTGCGATCCGTGCTGATCATGACTTCGTAGTTCAGGAAGATTTCATGAAAGCTGTCAGGAAAGTGGCTGATTCCAAGAAGCTGGAGTCCAAGCTTGACTACAAACCTGTGTAA